In Bradyrhizobium paxllaeri, the genomic stretch CGGCTTGCTTGCCGCTGGTGCCCGAGGTGTAGAGCGGGGGATGTTCCAGCAGCCAGACCAGTTCGGCTGCCTTGCCGTCGGCGATATCGGCCGCGCGGGCCTCCATTTCGGTCACGGAATCGGGGTAGGGCACCGGCCCTTCGGAAATCCGCCATTCGACCTCGCCGCCGCCCTGGGCGTGCGCGAATGTCGTCAAATCAAGGCTTTGGCGGTCATTAACCATTGGCTAACCATAACGTGGTCAGGTGGGAACCACACCCATTTAGTCCCCCTTTGGCAGTTCAGAAGTGGCCACCCTCGATAAAGTCAGCGTCGATCTCATGGTGGTGCTGGGCACCACGACCATGCCCATCCACCAGGTGATGCGGCTTTCCCGCGGCGCCATCATCGAACTGGACGCCACCGAGCAGGACGAGGTCAAGATCCTCGCCAACAACCTGCCGGTAGCTTCCGGCGTGGTGCTGGTGGACCGCAACCGTATCGCGGTCGAAGTCAAGCAAATGCTGCCGAAATCCCCTGATGTCAGGTAGTTATCGGGGCACAAAACTTCCTTGTCCCTGCATCCCTGATTTGTTACATCGGCGCCGTTGATCCGGCGGGCTGCATCTCTCCAGCCGGTATCCCAAGCGCTCGTGGCGGAATTGGTAGACGCGCTGCCTTGAGGTGGCAGTGAGTAACATCGTGGGGGTTCGAGTCCCTCCGAGCGCACCACCCCCACATTTGGCGTTGAAATCTCAGGGTTTTTTCCGCCGGTTACTCTCAAAAGTTACTATTCTGTTCTCGTCGATCGGCATCGCCAGGTCGGCGATGTTCTCCATTTGATCATAGGCCTCGATCTTCTCCATGCCGCTGATCGCAAGCTTATCCCGGCTCGCTTTGGCGATGTAGAGCGCGGGCATCTTGTGATCGCGCCAGCCGAACATCGCCATCATCTGCGCTTCCGTGCACTCAGAATAGGCCGCAACTTCGGCGCGGGCCTTGCGAACGCCATGGCAGTTCTTTTTGGGCTCGTTGACGCCAGCCAGCCGCGCAAACTTCTTGAACTTCGCCGCCCAGGCCTTCTTGTTCATCGGCATGACCTCGCCCTTCAGCAGCTTGCCGGTGAAGACCTCGCCAGTTCCCAAGATGCCGGCATTGCGCGCCGCCGCCAGAGAGACCGCGAAGTCACGATGCACCGGCACAGTCGCCGTGGTGCGGCCCTTGCTCTTTTCGGTTGCGACCTTGACCATCATTACCTTCAACGTCCGCTGCAGGTGCGCAGATCCAAAGCGAGAGGCATCGCCGAGCCGCAGGTGAGTGTAGTGCAGGATGTCGAACATCAGCCGCGCCTCGCTGCCGAGCGGCCAGCGCGCGCGATACTTCGCCATGTCCTCATCTGTCCAGGGCGCCCAACCGCCGCTCTCGCGCGAGGCTTTCGCCTTGCCGCTTTTGAGCCCGATTGTCGGATCGTCATCCGGCTCGATGTGCTCTTCGTCGATCATCCAGCCGATCATGTGGCGCAGCGCCGACAAAAGATTGCCGGCCTGAACCGGCGTGCGCGCCTTCAGCTCTTCGCGCAACACCCTGCGCGTCAGCGCGGCAAACGGTCGCTCGCCGTTGTCAAGGAGCAGGGGCTCTATCAGCCCGGTCCGCGCGTCTCGCGTGCTTTCGGCCAGCCCTTCTTCACCGATCGACGGATTGCCAAGCCAGCGGTCGCTCTGCCTGTAGAGTGTCCAGTACCAACGCAGGCTGCCTGGAGCGGGCGGGGTAATCGGCAGTGGCTCGCGCTTTTCTCGCCTCTGCTTCTCAGCGCGGATCCAGTCGGTGGCGTCGCCGTATTTGCCGATCTGGTCGACGATCGCGGCATCGACCGCGCGATTAAACTCGTCGCTGCCAAACGGCTCGTAGATTCTGATCTTCGGCAGCTTGTCGCGGAGCTGCACGTACCAACGCAGCTGCCCCTTGTCGGAGACATCACTGATCAGGTAGCGTCGCGTGGCGACTGGCGCCTCATCGGGCCTGGTGCGGCGCATGCGTGGCACTCCTCCCAAGGCACGGACCGCAGCCTCCCACGCCTGGTGGAAGTCGCTTTGCCCATCCGTGCTATACTCTTCGGCAATATCGATGCGGCGACCCGTTTTGCTGACCTTGACATACCAGCGCAAACGCCCACGAAAAGTGTCGTGGTATAGGTTCATCCGGTGGTCTTCGGGCGCGCGAGGAGGCCGACGTTTGGTTTCAAGCATTGGTTTTCTCCGAGGACCAATGCTTGGAGTCTAACGACGCGGTGACTCCGCATCAATTGTATAAGGTGCGTTTCACCCGCTTTCGGTGCTTTTCAGGTATCGCTGCAACGCCTCTGATGGGGTCCATATTTCGTCGAGAGCTGTTGTGGGCTTGGTTGACGCGCCGCTCGACGTAAGTGCAATCCGAATAACGCCGTCTGCATCGACGCTGACCGCGCTCGCGCCGGCTTCCTTAGCGGCGCGGATCGCGCGAGCTAGGTCTGCTTGTGTAACCTTTGTCGGGCGCCGCGGCATGACCTTTCTCCTATCGTGTGAACGTTCAAGCTGCGCGCTTCTCCGTCACGCGACACCGATCATTCCGAGTAACGACCACAGCGCGTTGGCGTCAGCTTCTGCGTTCGTGGCCGCGAAATCGAAGGAGGAGAGGTACGGGGGAGCGCCGCGCTGATTTATTCAACCACGGCGTTCAGTAGTCCCTCTAGTGAAGGTAGATAAAACTTGGAGTATTATGAGATAGTCGAAAGAGTCGAACATCATCGTGAGCTAGCGAAGTCGAAGAAGAAGATAACGATCATTTTCTCTTGATCGGCTTAGCTTGGACAGTTTCGCAGTTTCTCTAGAACTTCTTCAGCGCTTCCAATGCGGCCTTGAGGCGTCGGGGCGGCGCCGACCTCGTATATGCTCCTACAGAGCACCGACGAGCGCTCGCGCTTCGCCGCTGTTGCGCCGACGAAAGATTCCGGACACCTAGCGAGTTCTCGCGGACTAGGACGCGACAATTTCCGGACGGCAACTGGATGAGCGCAGTCATGGCCGTCTGCACCTCTCATTTCGTGTGCGCGACGTGTGCACTGAAAGATCAAGGCGAATACAAACGTGTGCAATTTCGGCTAGTTTGGAGTACCCGTTCTGATGTTTCAATCCGCTAAGAGGATCCCGTAAATCCTTGCAATGGCGGGACTTCTACCTTTCTGTAACTCTGAGATGGATTGGACCGAGAGTTCAGGTTTTTCAATCGGTCAGAGGGCGGCATGTGCACGACGTGTGCACCGAGAGATCAAGAAAGATCCAGCGACAGCCAAAGTGACCCGGCTCTCAGAAGTGGGGGCGTAGTATGTGGGATCGAGGTAGTCGGACATGCCGTTCGGCGCATCGATGTATGCTGCAGTGCTACGGACTGGAATCGTCTCGGATACCCACGGGCTCCTGCGGCCCGAGGCTGAGCAAGGCTTGCCGGGATGGCGCATATCATCCACGCTGGCGATATTGGTCGTGCGGACATTATTGTCAGACTCCGTCGGATTGCGCCTCACTGCGATTAGAGGAACACCGATACCGCCGAGTGGGCGAAACATTATCCTGACACTCAGGCGGTACAGCTCGGAGAGCGATCGTTCTATGTCTTGCACCGTCAGGAACTGCAGATTGATCCAGCAGTTTGCGGATTGACGTCGCATCGACCGCGGATCCAACGATTGATGATGTGCTGTATCTGAATCCTGGAAGTGCAGGGCCACGTCGTTTCAAGCTGCCCGTCACACTTGCTACTTTGGAGATAACCTTCAAGCGGCCTTCGACCGTCATTCATGACCTCAGTCGCACCGAGTAAAGTGTCCGATGAAATGCGCGCTCGACCGCTGCATCAGGTAGCCGAACTGCTGCAGTCTTGCACCACCGGCAGTTCCTCGGCATTGGAGTCGCCCGGTGCAGTCGTCCAGGCCAGTTCGACTAGCGTCACGATCCGCCGACCGGCACTGTCAATCGGGCAAACGATGAACCTCTGCTCCTCGATGTAGGTCAAAAGACGCCGTGGACGTCGCAGCGAATGCGAGCCATAGGCGCGCGCAATCGCGACCTTTATCGAACCTGCTCAACGGCAACGCCGCGCTGTCCGCTGACATGGCAGCGCGGCTGGAGAAAGCATTCAAGAAATTCACCCGCAAAGAGCTTCTCGACATGCAGGCGGAATACGATGCCGCGCAGGCCAAGCAAAAGGATGCGCCGGCCAATGCCACGGCATGTGCCGCCGTTTCTGACGATCAAAGCCAACAACATTGAAGACTGGGTGTCCCACAACATCCTCCCACGCAGCCGCCTTGCGGTTTTCTTGCGTACGCTGGTCCATTCCAGGTGCCGTGCGGGTACAGCGGGACAGGAGCAAGTGCGAACGGGTGCTGGGATTGGGCGTCGCATGCGCCAATGACTTAGAGGGTTTCCGTGGATCGATGCAGGTGGAAAAATGAGATAGGCGACGATCCCAACTGGGGTGCTACTTTGCATGGGGTTGTTCTCGATGTTTTGGTTGGATCAGACGAGCAACATCATATTGCATTGAACCGACATGCGCGTGCTTGATGCTGATCAACGAGACGCCGACTGGCGTGATGTCTCTCGCATCGTGCTGCGCATCGACCAGACATTGAGACCAATCGCGCGCGGCTCGCATACGAAAGCCGCCTCTCGCGTGCCAGATAGCTGGCCGAGTAAGGTTATCGGCACCTGTTGCAACGCGACGCCTAATCATCGCGACGCCTGCCTTCTATAACCCTCGATCATCGCAGGCGTCACGTCGGTAGGATAGCAAAGCGGCGAGGCACCGCCTGGTCGGAATATGCGCTGCGAGAGCACGCCCTGCCGTTGAGCATGGTGTCATCCGGGCAGGCGCACGGTCTGCCGGTTGCGTGATATTGGTCCCGACTTGCTTTGATAGGATCGCAGCGATAGCCGCGGCCGTCAGTGGGACCTCAGCCTTGCGCTTGATCTCAGGCGGTGCAGGTTTCTCGGGGGCATGGGCGGTCGCGGACTTCTCGGCGTGGCTTTTGATGGCGGGTGCCGAATTGTTAGAGGTTGCTGCTGCTGCAATAGGAGGTGATACAGGGTACGTGGAGGCAACGGGGTTGGCCACGGAAGCCTGCGGCTGCGCGACCGCCGCGTTGTTCACCGGACTGCTGTGGCGGTTTATAGCGTAAGCCCCTAACGCCGTGACACTCAGCATAACGAGTAGCGTTTTTGCCCGCATACTCGCACCGCCACCATTAGCCCGTCTTTCGAGCATTCATGGCCCGCTCGACCTCATCGGCTAGTTCATCCAGATGCTGCGCAAAACGATCGAACATTTCGCGCTTCGCTTAGTCAGTAGCTAAGTCTCGCACGAGCGCACATTCGGCCGCGTCTTTGCGCAGCTTCTCCAGATGGGTTTGAATCCTTCATCGTCCCCAGCGTGCCTCCATTTTCCAACCAAGGAAGTGACACGGCTTGACATCAAATTGAACTAACAAATCTTAGGTCGCGACTGGACTGCTGCTTATTACCCTTGGCTTTCATCGAACGTCTCAAGCAATTCTTCGGCAGCGTCTGCGTGCTGAGCACGGCCCGGCCCGGGGCTTGGGGGCATCGTGAAGCGGGCGCAGTGCCGAGCCACCGATACGCTCACTGAGAAACCCTCCCGCATAACTCGGAAGAACGTATATGGGAACAAGCGTATTGTCCGTAATGACCTAGCGATCATTCTTGTTTCAACCTGAGCGCGCTGGTTTCCAAACCGTACTTGCAAAATGAAAATGCCATTGTTGCCGCTGTTGCGATAGCGGTCTCGGCGGCGGCCTCACACGCTGAAGCCGTGTATCGGAGTGAGCAGTGGGCGACATTCCAGGCTGACGGCTGCCGCCGCGATGCCGACGGCTATTACTGGATCACCGGCCGTGTCGACGATGTGATCAACGTCTCGGGTCACCACAAGGGCACTGCCGAGCTCGAAACTCGCTAGTCGCGCATGCCGAGGTGTCGGAGGCCGCTGTCGTTGGCTATCCCCACGATATCAAGGGCCAGGGCATTTACCCCTACGTCACGCTAATGGCGGGCACCGAGCCGACCGAGGAGTTGCGGATGCTTACATGTCATTGGAAATGAGCGATCGATGTCTTCATTATCGGCCCCCTTCGTCTCTAGCAGTCGTTTGCCTTTAATCAAAAGACCCGCTAGGGCCGGTCATCCAAATTGCTATGCTTCTGCACATGCTACCACGCAGTCAATCATTAGCAAACGCAAGAAGGCGGATCTCGCTGGCAAAAAGATGATCTCGTCGGAAGGGCTCGGGCTGCGTGTGGTCCACTACAGCCGCGTGGTAGTCCGATCAAGCTCTGACATGATCCAATCGGCGAATGCCCGCACTGCGCGGCGCTGCCGGTTGGCGCGAGGGAAGACGAGATGGTGGCCGACATAGCGGATATCGACGGACCGGCCGGCGAGCGGGGCGACCAATCTGCCCGTCTCGATCTCGCGCTCGGCAAGTCGCGTGGATTCCAGGGTGACGCCGAGACCGCTTGAAGCCATAGCAATCGCCAGGAAGCTGCGGTCGAAACGCATCCCATAAATGGCGGGTGCCTCAAGCCCATTCGCGGCAAACCATTGGTGCCATTGAACCTTCTTGACCTCTGAACGAATAAGCACCTGGCCGAACAAATCCTTCGGTTTGCGGATCTTCTTTGCAAGCGCCGGCGTACACAGGGGCGCAACGGTCTCCTCGCCGAGCGGAATGATTTCCAGAGCTCGCTCCTCGGCTGCCCATAGACGATATCGAGATCGAAATCGTCATTGCCAAAGCGGGCATACTCGGTGCTGGCGGCGAGCCGCACTTCCAGCTTGGGTTCGGCGGCAATGAACTGGTCGAGACGCGGCGCCAGCCACTGCGCTGCGAAGCTCGGCGCGCAATGCACCCGAAGCAGTTGCGGCCCGCGGCCGGCCACTTCCTCGATTCCGTGCCGCAGATTGTCGAATGCGGAGCCGACGTGACGCATCAGGTTTTGTCCGGCCGGTGTCAATCGGGTCGATCGGGCGCTGCGCTCGAACAGCGTGGTGCTCATCGTGCTTTCCAGTTTGCGGATCGCGTGACTGACGGCGCTCGGCGTCAAATGAAGTTCGCTTGCAGCGTCGCGAAAGGAGCCGGTGCGCGCGGCTGCCTCGAAGGCGCGGATTGCGGAAATCGGGATGCTGGACAGCAACATCCCATAAGTGAACCAGATTCATCTATGGGCGACAACTGTGCGTTTGTCGCCGTTGCCGGCCCCGGAATAGTAGGTACGGTCAAAGAAACAGGCGCGGGTCGACGGCGTCTCGGATCAATGCCAGGGAGGAGACATGCTGCTACGCGGGAAGACGGCGGTTATCTCGGGCGCGGCCTCGCCGCGCGGCATAGGCTTGGCGACCGCCCGGCGGTTCGCGGCAGAAGGTGCCCGGGTCGCGATCCTCGACATCGATGGCGCCGCGGCCCAAGCCGCCGCGAAGAGCCTGGACGTCGTTTCGGGCGGATCCCACCTCGGCCTCGGCTGCGACGTCGCCGACCAGAAATCCTGTATGAATGCGATCGACGCTGTGATCGGCGCTTTCGGCCAGATCGATATCCTGATCAATAACGCCGGCATTACGCAGCCGGCGAAGCTGCTCGAAATCACGCCCGCGGACTGGGCGCGCATCCAGGATGTCAATCTCAAGGGCGTGCTCTTTCTGTCCCAGGCGGTGATCCCGCACATGCGCCGGCGCAGGTCCGGCTCGATTGCCTGCATGTCGTCGGTCTCGGCGCAGCGCGGCGGCGGCATTTTCGGCGGGCCGCATTATTCCGCGGCCAAGGCTGGCGTGCTCGGCCTCGCCAAGGCGATGGCGCGCGAGTTCGGACTCGACGGCATTCGCGTCAACTGCGTCACGCCCGGCCTGATCGGAACCGACATCACGGCTGGCAAGCTCACCGACGAGATGAAGGCGAAGATACTCGAGGGCATTCCGCTCGGCCGCCTCGGCCAAGCCAAGGACGTTGCGGGAATCTACACGTTCCTTGCTTCCGACCTCTCCGCCTACGTCACGGGGGCGGTGATCGACGTCAACGGCGGCATGCTCATCCACTGAGCACGATAGGAGGAGATCGCCATGGAAATGGCTCCGACGATTGCAAACGCGCCGACGCTGGCGAAGCGTGCCCACAACGTCCGCCGCAACGCGCTGAGGATGGGCGAAATCCAGGGCCAAGGTTATATAGCGCAGGCGCTTGACATCGCCGACGTGCTTGCCGTCGCTTACTTCCACGCCATGCATTACCGGCCGGAGGAGCCGTCCTGGGAGGGACGGGATCGCTTCCTGCTCTCGAACGGTCACTATGCCATCGCGCTCTATGCAGCCTTGATCGAGGCCGGCGTCATGCCGGAAGCAGAGCTCGATACCTATGGCAGCGACGAAAGCCGTCTGCCGATGTCCGGCATGGCCTCCTACACGCCCGGCATGGAGATGTCGGGCGGATCGCTCGGGCTGGGTATAAGCATCGCCGTCGGCATGGCACTCGGGCTGAAGCGCAAGAGCTCCAGCGCGCGGGTCTACACGGTGTTCTCCGACGGCGAGCTCGACGAAGGCTCCGTCTGGGAAGCGATCATGTCCGCAGCTCACCACAAGCTTGACAACCTGATCGCCATCGTCGACGTCAACAACCAGCAGGCCGACGGTCCTTCGACGGAAATGATGGCGTTCGAGCCGCTGGTGGACAAGCTCAACGCATTCGGTTGGTTCGTGCAGCGCGTGGATGGTAACGACCTCGATGCAGTGGTGGCGGCATTCGATGCCGCCAAGTCCCACGCCGAGGCGAGGCCCCGTATCCTCGTTGCCGACACGCTGATGGGCAAAGGCGTTCCGTTCCTGGAGCAGCGGGAGAAGAACCACTTCATTCGTGTCGAGCCGCACGAATGGCAACTCGCGCTTGGCGCGCTTGAAGCGGGGAGGCAGTCATGAATACCACTGTATCAGCAACGCCGCCCGGCAAGCCGCGCCTGATCACCTCGGCCATGATCGCCTCGATCGCGGCCGAAGGACAAAGGACGAAGTCTGCGCCCTTCGGGCACGCGCTCGTCGAACTCGCGCGAAACCGCACCGACGTGATTGGGATGACCGCCGATCTCGGCAAGTACACTGACCTGCACATCTTCGCCAAGGCATTCCCGGATCGGTACTACCAGATGGGCATGGCCGAGCAGCTGCTGTTCGGGGCCGCCTCGGGGCTGGCTGCCGAAGGCTTTACCCCCTTCGCCACGACGTATGCGGTGTTTGCCTCTCGTCGCGCCTACGATTTCATCCACCAGACGATTGCGGAGGAGGACCGCAACGTGAAGATCGTCTGCGCGCTGCCCGGTCTGACCTCCGGTTATGGCCCGAGCCACCAGGCGGCCGAGGATCTCGCGCTATTCCGCGCGATGCCGAACATGACCGTGATCGATCCCTGCGACGCACATGAGATCGAGCAACTGGTGCCTGCTATCGCCTCCCATCAAGGCCCGGCCTATGTGCGGCTGCTGCGCGGCCAGGTGCCGGTGGTGCTTGACGAGTACGGCTACAAGTTCGAGCTTGGCAAGGCGGCCCTGATCCGGGAGGGCGGGGATGTCCTGATCATCTCGACCGGCATCATGACGATGCGCGCGCTCGAGGCCGCGAAGGAGTTGGCTGGTGACCGCGTGGATGCCGCGGTGCTGCACGTTCCCACCATCAAGCCGCTCGATGCCGAGACGATTCTGCGCGAAGCCCGCAAACCCGGGCGACTGGTCGTGGTTGCTGAGAACCATACCGTGATCGGGGGCCTCGGAGAAGCCGTTGCCGGCTTATTGATGCGTTCCGGTGTTCATCCGGTGTTCCGTCAGATTGCATTGCCGGACGAATTTCTCGCCGCCGGTGCATTGCCGACCCTTCATGACAGATACGGAATTTCGACCCCGGAAGTGTCAAGGCAGATAAAGCATTGGCTAGGGCGTTGAGGTTCGAGGCGCCGCTTCACAGCAGGCTTCGGCAACATAGTCGCTTCGCAGCTCCGCTGCGAGGAATGACGGCTGCCGCCTATGGCCGGCCTTCGAGTTCCGGTAAAGAAGAGATCAACGGACGGACCAGCTCCACACCGCGGATCGCAGCTTTACTCCTGCCTCAAGGTCCGCC encodes the following:
- a CDS encoding tyrosine-type recombinase/integrase, translating into MRRTRPDEAPVATRRYLISDVSDKGQLRWYVQLRDKLPKIRIYEPFGSDEFNRAVDAAIVDQIGKYGDATDWIRAEKQRREKREPLPITPPAPGSLRWYWTLYRQSDRWLGNPSIGEEGLAESTRDARTGLIEPLLLDNGERPFAALTRRVLREELKARTPVQAGNLLSALRHMIGWMIDEEHIEPDDDPTIGLKSGKAKASRESGGWAPWTDEDMAKYRARWPLGSEARLMFDILHYTHLRLGDASRFGSAHLQRTLKVMMVKVATEKSKGRTTATVPVHRDFAVSLAAARNAGILGTGEVFTGKLLKGEVMPMNKKAWAAKFKKFARLAGVNEPKKNCHGVRKARAEVAAYSECTEAQMMAMFGWRDHKMPALYIAKASRDKLAISGMEKIEAYDQMENIADLAMPIDENRIVTFESNRRKKP
- a CDS encoding SDR family NAD(P)-dependent oxidoreductase: MLLRGKTAVISGAASPRGIGLATARRFAAEGARVAILDIDGAAAQAAAKSLDVVSGGSHLGLGCDVADQKSCMNAIDAVIGAFGQIDILINNAGITQPAKLLEITPADWARIQDVNLKGVLFLSQAVIPHMRRRRSGSIACMSSVSAQRGGGIFGGPHYSAAKAGVLGLAKAMAREFGLDGIRVNCVTPGLIGTDITAGKLTDEMKAKILEGIPLGRLGQAKDVAGIYTFLASDLSAYVTGAVIDVNGGMLIH
- a CDS encoding transketolase family protein codes for the protein MNTTVSATPPGKPRLITSAMIASIAAEGQRTKSAPFGHALVELARNRTDVIGMTADLGKYTDLHIFAKAFPDRYYQMGMAEQLLFGAASGLAAEGFTPFATTYAVFASRRAYDFIHQTIAEEDRNVKIVCALPGLTSGYGPSHQAAEDLALFRAMPNMTVIDPCDAHEIEQLVPAIASHQGPAYVRLLRGQVPVVLDEYGYKFELGKAALIREGGDVLIISTGIMTMRALEAAKELAGDRVDAAVLHVPTIKPLDAETILREARKPGRLVVVAENHTVIGGLGEAVAGLLMRSGVHPVFRQIALPDEFLAAGALPTLHDRYGISTPEVSRQIKHWLGR
- a CDS encoding transketolase, which gives rise to MEMAPTIANAPTLAKRAHNVRRNALRMGEIQGQGYIAQALDIADVLAVAYFHAMHYRPEEPSWEGRDRFLLSNGHYAIALYAALIEAGVMPEAELDTYGSDESRLPMSGMASYTPGMEMSGGSLGLGISIAVGMALGLKRKSSSARVYTVFSDGELDEGSVWEAIMSAAHHKLDNLIAIVDVNNQQADGPSTEMMAFEPLVDKLNAFGWFVQRVDGNDLDAVVAAFDAAKSHAEARPRILVADTLMGKGVPFLEQREKNHFIRVEPHEWQLALGALEAGRQS
- a CDS encoding helix-turn-helix transcriptional regulator, encoding MDVAANASHRRAQSRPLSNLLNGNAALSADMAARLEKAFKKFTRKELLDMQAEYDAAQAKQKDAPANATACAAVSDDQSQQH
- a CDS encoding FliM/FliN family flagellar motor switch protein, with protein sequence MATLDKVSVDLMVVLGTTTMPIHQVMRLSRGAIIELDATEQDEVKILANNLPVASGVVLVDRNRIAVEVKQMLPKSPDVR
- a CDS encoding LysR substrate-binding domain-containing protein — translated: MFGQVLIRSEVKKVQWHQWFAANGLEAPAIYGMRFDRSFLAIAMASSGLGVTLESTRLAEREIETGRLVAPLAGRSVDIRYVGHHLVFPRANRQRRAVRAFADWIMSELDRTTTRL